A window of Chitinophagales bacterium contains these coding sequences:
- a CDS encoding DUF5110 domain-containing protein, with protein MNSQIAIPFLYSSRGFGLLWHQYGLTELNPADNFVHLSQQVTATSEVSQVEVTTTSGTQRISRQQTLYGGNFTVEQEGDYTMMLDLGNMESRHLLVIDGIPCVDQTNLWLPPAASKIVHLKVGEHKVQVVCKSTNFPRLTWKRVENETVLRSVNAKSLDYVIFYGENADDVIHTHRQLSGQAPMLPLWAYGFWQCRERYTSGDHLVKTVEEFPRRELTMDVIVQDWQYWGKHGWGVPQFDTTHYPEPERFIKKLHDLHARFSISVWENLDKKSEVAKEYLDKNLYLNNSPWIDIYNPETQKTHWNVLNKNLFKLGVDSWWMDATEPENDALVGKDTYFGRGDFYRLTYPLFVSKAVYEGQRATDPSKRVAILTRSAFLGQQRYGTINWSGDIGWNWDAFKRQIVSGLNYSMTGMPYWTTDIGGFFRPGAGQYTDTLYHDILTRWFQFGTFNTIFRIHGYQTETEPWKYGDTVMSHMRSMLNLRYRLLPYIYSEAWQVSKYGSTMMRPLVMDFGNDTMAISQSYQYMFGKSMLVAPVTAPGVKEWNVYLPKSAGWYDFWTGKKYAGGQTVLAAAPLVQIPLFVKAGSIIPMGRVLQYTSEKPMDTVELRIYTGANAKFMLYMDEGDNYNYENGLYGLIPMTWNDLAHTLTIGNREGKWTGPLEKMVFRIVWVDESNKRATGSPAKVKTVNYIGKQLVVRK; from the coding sequence GTGAATTCGCAAATCGCGATTCCGTTTCTTTATTCCAGCAGGGGATTCGGGCTTCTATGGCACCAGTATGGCCTCACAGAATTAAACCCGGCAGATAATTTCGTTCACCTCTCTCAACAGGTTACAGCAACAAGCGAGGTCAGTCAGGTCGAAGTTACCACCACCTCCGGAACCCAACGCATTTCACGGCAACAGACCCTTTATGGTGGAAATTTCACCGTTGAACAGGAGGGCGATTATACCATGATGCTGGACCTGGGGAATATGGAAAGCCGACACCTGCTGGTGATTGACGGCATTCCCTGTGTTGACCAGACAAATCTCTGGCTTCCTCCAGCGGCCAGCAAAATAGTGCATTTAAAGGTGGGAGAACATAAGGTGCAGGTTGTTTGTAAGTCGACTAATTTTCCAAGATTGACCTGGAAGCGGGTGGAGAATGAAACAGTACTACGCTCTGTAAATGCAAAATCTCTCGATTATGTGATCTTCTATGGAGAAAATGCAGATGATGTGATCCACACCCATCGCCAACTTTCCGGACAGGCGCCCATGCTTCCCTTATGGGCCTATGGGTTTTGGCAATGCCGGGAACGGTACACCTCGGGTGATCATCTGGTAAAAACGGTGGAGGAGTTTCCTCGCAGAGAACTTACTATGGATGTCATTGTACAGGACTGGCAGTATTGGGGTAAACATGGTTGGGGTGTTCCCCAATTTGATACCACGCATTACCCCGAGCCGGAGAGGTTCATAAAAAAATTGCATGATCTCCATGCCCGTTTTTCCATTTCTGTGTGGGAGAACCTGGATAAAAAATCGGAGGTAGCAAAAGAGTATTTGGATAAAAACCTTTACCTGAACAATAGCCCCTGGATCGATATATACAATCCCGAAACACAGAAAACACATTGGAATGTGTTGAATAAAAATTTATTCAAACTGGGCGTGGACTCCTGGTGGATGGATGCCACCGAGCCCGAAAATGATGCCCTGGTAGGGAAGGACACCTATTTTGGCCGGGGCGATTTTTACCGGCTTACCTATCCCTTGTTTGTAAGCAAGGCTGTTTATGAAGGGCAGCGTGCCACCGATCCTTCCAAGCGGGTGGCCATACTCACCCGATCTGCTTTCTTAGGACAGCAACGATATGGAACCATCAACTGGTCAGGCGATATTGGCTGGAACTGGGATGCCTTTAAACGACAGATCGTTTCCGGATTAAATTACTCCATGACCGGGATGCCTTACTGGACCACCGATATAGGAGGTTTCTTTCGTCCCGGTGCCGGCCAATACACGGATACCTTGTACCATGATATTCTTACCCGGTGGTTTCAATTCGGGACATTCAATACGATCTTCCGGATTCATGGTTATCAAACTGAAACCGAACCCTGGAAATATGGCGATACGGTCATGAGCCATATGCGTAGCATGCTGAACCTGCGCTACCGGTTATTGCCCTATATCTACTCGGAGGCCTGGCAGGTTTCAAAATACGGCAGCACCATGATGCGGCCTTTAGTCATGGATTTTGGAAATGATACCATGGCGATCAGCCAATCCTATCAATATATGTTTGGGAAGTCCATGCTGGTGGCCCCTGTTACAGCACCCGGAGTGAAGGAATGGAATGTGTACCTGCCCAAATCTGCAGGTTGGTATGACTTCTGGACAGGAAAAAAATATGCCGGTGGCCAAACGGTTCTAGCTGCTGCACCACTTGTGCAGATACCTTTATTCGTTAAAGCCGGATCCATAATCCCGATGGGTAGGGTTTTACAGTATACATCTGAAAAACCAATGGATACAGTTGAACTTCGGATTTATACCGGCGCAAATGCAAAGTTCATGCTATACATGGATGAAGGCGATAATTATAATTACGAAAACGGGCTTTACGGTCTTATACCTATGACCTGGAATGACCTGGCACATACTTTAACGATTGGTAACCGGGAAGGCAAATGGACAGGCCCACTGGAAAAAATGGTATTTCGCATCGTGTGGGTGGATGAGTCAAACAAAAG
- a CDS encoding DUF4968 domain-containing protein, with the protein MSYRFKLVLLLAILPAVLTAQEYKSHRILQDRLSIQLSEGVLNIIPLTEKSVRIQWEKELKEERQFVLVNQMPVPAFKVSASGEAIQLNTKMISLTFNKQTGAIEYRDNKGNLFLQEKAGSRKLIADTIGGEKCYLAEQGFDSPKANICLVPDSSRTGILTSGTSAEN; encoded by the coding sequence ATGAGCTATCGTTTTAAACTGGTCTTGTTATTGGCAATTCTGCCTGCGGTGTTAACCGCCCAGGAGTACAAGAGCCATCGTATTCTTCAGGATCGTTTATCCATTCAACTTTCGGAAGGGGTTTTGAATATTATCCCTTTAACCGAAAAATCGGTTCGAATACAATGGGAAAAGGAATTGAAGGAAGAAAGACAGTTTGTATTGGTCAATCAGATGCCTGTTCCGGCATTTAAGGTTTCAGCATCCGGGGAGGCCATTCAGTTGAACACAAAGATGATCAGTTTAACATTTAACAAGCAAACGGGGGCGATTGAATACCGTGATAATAAGGGGAACCTGTTTTTACAGGAGAAGGCCGGTAGCCGAAAGTTGATCGCAGATACCATTGGCGGAGAGAAATGTTATTTGGCAGAACAAGGGTTTGATTCGCCGAAGGCGAATATCTGTTTGGTACCGGACAGTTCCAGGACGGGCATTTTAACCTCAGGAACATCAGCCGAAAACTGA